Proteins co-encoded in one Candidatus Poribacteria bacterium genomic window:
- a CDS encoding YIP1 family protein, with amino-acid sequence MRESWQNLIDLIVRPSATFTRLKAKPKCGIAFFVFCVLVVLLAWIVFPFTQKFLNPQYAGSLARIELFGSTKAASMVFVAVSGIVLGVLCAVVFSILLTVVLRVFKVNEALKFKHIFAAWWHTILINPLVFFINIAFLPVFRHLEDIETVVDIRIIPGIHMLVPFVENLYFLMFLSFVDVLGIWNIFVLTVAVATLAEVSKTKACLTAVIIWLLRVGVDVIFQVSSAS; translated from the coding sequence ATGAGAGAGAGTTGGCAAAACCTCATTGATCTCATCGTGAGACCGAGTGCCACGTTTACGAGGCTGAAAGCCAAACCAAAGTGCGGTATTGCCTTCTTTGTTTTTTGCGTCCTTGTTGTGTTGTTGGCATGGATAGTTTTTCCGTTTACGCAGAAGTTCCTTAACCCACAATATGCCGGTAGTTTAGCTCGTATTGAGTTGTTTGGATCTACCAAAGCAGCATCTATGGTGTTTGTGGCGGTGAGTGGGATTGTTCTTGGAGTTCTCTGTGCTGTTGTATTCAGTATTCTACTCACCGTGGTATTGCGAGTTTTCAAGGTAAATGAGGCACTCAAATTTAAACACATTTTCGCGGCTTGGTGGCATACGATCTTGATTAATCCATTGGTGTTTTTTATCAATATCGCATTTCTCCCAGTCTTTAGGCACCTTGAGGATATTGAGACGGTTGTTGATATAAGAATTATTCCCGGCATCCACATGTTGGTGCCATTTGTCGAAAACCTCTATTTTCTGATGTTTTTGAGTTTTGTAGATGTCTTGGGTATATGGAATATCTTTGTTCTAACCGTAGCGGTTGCTACGCTCGCGGAAGTCAGTAAAACGAAGGCGTGTCTCACAGCAGTAATTATTTGGCTATTAAGAGTTGGCGTTGATGTTATATTTCAGGTTTCATCTGCTTCTTAA
- a CDS encoding cupin domain-containing protein, protein MDTNLCVIRLGEGERIGDTLGKVLDTPDMTTIGAFAVSKENPTELHYHDFDEYWYFTEGTTTVTLRTADGQSESYRIGPGDLVVTPKGVEHGHTPDDVVKGVQWVSVIHPDARRGHLHREFASV, encoded by the coding sequence ATGGATACGAATCTTTGCGTTATTCGGCTCGGTGAAGGAGAACGGATCGGGGATACACTTGGGAAAGTTTTGGATACCCCAGATATGACGACGATTGGAGCTTTCGCTGTTTCGAAAGAAAACCCGACTGAGCTTCACTATCACGATTTCGATGAGTATTGGTATTTCACCGAAGGCACAACAACCGTGACGCTCCGAACGGCTGATGGTCAATCCGAATCCTATCGTATCGGTCCTGGGGATTTGGTCGTCACACCGAAAGGTGTTGAGCATGGACATACCCCAGACGATGTTGTTAAAGGGGTGCAGTGGGTGAGCGTGATTCATCCTGATGCCCGTCGCGGGCATTTGCACCGAGAATTCGCATCAGTATAA
- a CDS encoding nucleotidyltransferase family protein, which translates to MNTVTLTKREIKQTLLSHQNTLRTYGVKRLGLFGSYVKDTAHSESDIDFLVELEEVSFDRYMELRIFLEDLFQKKIDLVIADSLKPRLRPRIEKEIEYVAGL; encoded by the coding sequence ATGAATACAGTAACCCTTACCAAACGCGAGATCAAACAGACACTTCTCAGCCACCAGAATACGCTGAGAACTTACGGTGTGAAACGGCTTGGACTTTTCGGATCCTATGTTAAAGACACTGCTCATAGCGAAAGCGACATTGATTTTCTTGTAGAACTTGAGGAAGTATCATTTGACCGGTATATGGAGCTCCGTATTTTTCTCGAAGATCTATTTCAGAAGAAGATTGACCTCGTCATCGCTGATTCGCTCAAACCACGTTTGCGACCACGCATCGAAAAGGAAATTGAGTATGTCGCAGGACTTTGA
- a CDS encoding transketolase: METLKNILKQKATNLRIHSIISTSEAGSGHPTTCLSAADIVSALFFHAMRYDCDDAQHPNNDRFILSKGHAAPLLYAAYAEAGIIPTEKLRTLRQIDSILEGHPTPRFEWTEVATGSLGQGLSLGLGMALNGKYLDKSDYRVYVLLGDGETAEGGVWEAAALASHYQLNNLIGIVDVNAFGQSQRTMYAFDVDTYCRRFEAFGWQTIGIDGHDFDEILPALAQAKASTDKPTMIIAKTFKGKGVSFLEDADNWHGKAVAKGEELDKALAELGPLNLDVPVQIESPDAVNTDGNLNIDTECEPPDYPSDEEVATRGGYGVGLAKLGSANPNIVALDGDTKNSTYAEQFMVLHPNRYFEMFIAEQNLVGAGIGLAKRGKIPFVSTFAAFLSRAYDQIRMSAISQANIKYAGSHCGVSIGEDGPSQMGLEDIAMFRAIPGAVVLYPSDAVSAERLVVEAAAHKGIVYLRTSRPKTPILYDTDENFPIGGSKVIQQSNADKVTVVAAGVTIHEALKAYEALEAEGIAIRVIDLYSIKPVDAEALKTAAAETNNTLITVEDHYPEGGLGDAVLDAVATEDICVHKLAVTGVPRSGKPEELLEHHGISADAIIQKVKDIIAR; the protein is encoded by the coding sequence GTGGAAACCTTGAAGAACATTCTCAAACAAAAGGCAACTAACTTACGTATTCACTCCATAATCTCCACTTCGGAGGCAGGGTCTGGACATCCGACCACGTGTCTCTCAGCCGCGGATATCGTCTCTGCTCTCTTTTTCCACGCGATGCGTTATGACTGTGACGACGCGCAGCACCCTAACAACGATAGGTTCATCTTATCCAAGGGGCATGCGGCACCCTTACTCTATGCTGCGTATGCCGAAGCGGGGATCATTCCGACCGAAAAACTCCGGACGCTACGGCAAATCGACAGCATCTTGGAAGGACACCCTACACCTCGGTTTGAATGGACAGAGGTAGCAACCGGGTCCCTTGGACAAGGGTTATCGCTCGGACTCGGTATGGCACTCAACGGCAAATACTTAGACAAATCTGATTATCGCGTTTACGTGCTTCTCGGTGATGGCGAGACCGCTGAAGGTGGGGTCTGGGAAGCCGCCGCTTTGGCATCGCACTACCAACTTAATAATCTGATTGGAATTGTGGATGTCAACGCATTTGGACAGAGTCAGCGCACTATGTACGCCTTTGATGTTGACACCTATTGTCGGCGTTTCGAGGCGTTCGGATGGCAAACCATCGGGATTGATGGCCATGATTTTGATGAAATCTTGCCTGCCCTCGCGCAAGCCAAAGCTTCAACAGATAAACCGACGATGATAATCGCTAAGACGTTTAAAGGGAAGGGCGTTTCATTCCTTGAAGACGCAGATAACTGGCACGGGAAGGCTGTTGCCAAAGGTGAGGAACTTGACAAAGCATTAGCCGAACTCGGTCCATTAAATTTAGATGTCCCTGTTCAGATTGAATCACCTGATGCTGTCAATACAGATGGAAATCTTAATATCGATACCGAGTGTGAGCCGCCTGACTATCCGTCCGATGAAGAGGTCGCTACACGTGGTGGATACGGCGTTGGTCTCGCCAAACTCGGTAGTGCAAACCCTAATATTGTTGCCTTAGACGGAGATACCAAAAATTCTACCTATGCCGAACAGTTTATGGTGCTTCATCCGAACCGCTACTTTGAGATGTTCATCGCAGAGCAGAACTTGGTAGGGGCAGGTATCGGTTTAGCGAAGCGCGGGAAAATTCCGTTTGTTTCCACCTTTGCTGCGTTTTTATCGCGTGCCTACGATCAGATTCGGATGTCTGCGATTTCACAAGCAAATATTAAATATGCCGGTTCACATTGTGGCGTTTCAATCGGAGAAGACGGTCCCTCACAGATGGGCTTAGAAGACATAGCCATGTTCCGGGCAATTCCAGGAGCAGTTGTGCTTTATCCGAGCGATGCTGTCAGTGCTGAACGGCTTGTCGTCGAGGCTGCCGCACATAAAGGTATCGTTTACCTCCGAACCTCGCGCCCCAAAACGCCTATTCTCTATGATACCGATGAAAATTTCCCTATCGGTGGGTCTAAGGTTATTCAACAAAGCAACGCAGATAAGGTAACAGTTGTTGCCGCAGGTGTTACCATTCATGAGGCGTTGAAGGCATACGAAGCACTTGAAGCGGAAGGTATTGCTATCCGTGTTATCGACCTCTATTCCATCAAACCCGTTGACGCGGAAGCACTGAAAACAGCGGCAGCCGAGACAAACAACACTTTAATCACTGTTGAAGATCATTATCCTGAAGGCGGTTTAGGAGATGCTGTATTGGACGCTGTTGCAACTGAAGATATTTGTGTTCACAAACTCGCCGTTACGGGAGTGCCACGTTCTGGAAAACCCGAGGAACTCTTGGAACATCACGGTATTAGTGCGGATGCTATTATACAGAAAGTGAAGGATATTATCGCGCGGTAG
- a CDS encoding phytanoyl-CoA dioxygenase family protein produces MSNETVCLTPAQRLHFDIYGYVLLENVLNSDEIQRMKDALYKIKADEDRDAKRVYARPGGEHHVLFGNLVAYDPALLEYAAHPKLVPLVEEVVGGAVRLEETEAIINSRNPETELDELHKRRYNPTGFHRGTQHGWGTYIEQNKFHCIFVKTLAYLTDVGPDDGGTCVIPGSHRLTWNHNEMIEAALSDDKLIYQVEASAGSVLLFAEALIHSTTAIRSDKERVILISGYTPPMVREWPGNEVSPEFIETLPEDIRPLISGSDSWHWKRRY; encoded by the coding sequence ATGAGCAATGAAACGGTATGCCTAACGCCAGCACAACGACTCCATTTCGACATCTACGGTTATGTGTTATTAGAGAACGTCCTAAACAGCGATGAAATTCAACGTATGAAGGATGCACTCTATAAAATAAAAGCCGACGAAGATCGGGATGCTAAGCGTGTTTATGCGCGTCCGGGCGGAGAACACCATGTGCTTTTCGGTAACCTTGTTGCGTATGATCCGGCGTTGTTGGAATATGCCGCACATCCAAAACTTGTGCCGCTGGTCGAAGAAGTGGTGGGTGGCGCAGTCCGTCTTGAGGAAACCGAAGCAATCATTAATAGTCGTAACCCAGAGACAGAATTAGATGAACTCCATAAACGCCGCTATAACCCGACGGGGTTTCATCGCGGGACGCAACACGGGTGGGGCACCTATATAGAACAGAACAAGTTTCACTGTATCTTTGTAAAGACACTTGCATACCTTACCGATGTCGGTCCTGACGATGGCGGGACGTGTGTTATACCGGGAAGCCACCGCTTAACGTGGAACCATAACGAGATGATCGAAGCCGCATTGTCTGATGACAAACTCATCTACCAAGTCGAAGCCTCAGCGGGGTCCGTCCTGCTTTTTGCCGAGGCGTTGATTCACAGCACGACTGCCATCCGTAGCGACAAAGAGCGCGTCATTCTTATCTCCGGTTATACACCGCCGATGGTGCGCGAATGGCCCGGCAACGAAGTCAGTCCGGAGTTCATTGAGACCCTACCAGAAGACATCCGTCCGCTCATCTCAGGAAGCGACAGTTGGCACTGGAAGCGTCGGTATTGA
- a CDS encoding stalk domain-containing protein, with translation MIVTRKLRSIVGLSTLLVLFFVMGVQMGFAEGDGMKKENFQVSIDARRVTFTAPPIFKNGTWLVPLKPFAEQLGLKIEYPEGSEMVVLCGGVELELCVPLRFQDDKDGALDIDGVTYVHPTHIAEVFGYEIYEASKNRLEVIHPAHLAPEFTLPDLTDTPRHLRDFRGKKTFLYVWGSW, from the coding sequence ATGATTGTTACTCGCAAACTTCGCTCTATAGTCGGACTCTCAACGTTGCTGGTATTATTTTTCGTAATGGGTGTACAAATGGGGTTCGCTGAAGGGGATGGTATGAAGAAAGAGAATTTTCAGGTTTCAATAGATGCGCGGCGCGTTACATTTACCGCACCACCTATTTTCAAAAATGGCACATGGTTAGTGCCTTTAAAACCCTTTGCTGAGCAACTCGGGTTGAAGATAGAATATCCAGAAGGATCGGAGATGGTGGTTTTGTGCGGCGGTGTAGAATTAGAACTGTGTGTACCGCTTCGATTCCAAGATGACAAAGACGGTGCTTTGGATATTGACGGTGTAACTTATGTACACCCGACTCACATAGCCGAAGTCTTTGGCTATGAAATTTATGAAGCATCAAAGAACCGATTGGAAGTGATCCATCCGGCGCACCTCGCTCCCGAATTCACGCTCCCCGATTTAACTGATACCCCAAGACATTTGCGGGATTTCCGAGGCAAAAAGACGTTTCTCTATGTTTGGGGTTCGTGGTGA
- a CDS encoding VWA domain-containing protein, which yields MQLASPLFLILLIIVPLLFIVSRWLQKRTITPVVRFSDFNHGFAASVQKMRQTFSVKVLPALRILRFIILALLIVTLARPQLSQSHAYRSAEGIDILLVLDISESMRAEDFEGTNRIQTAKSVINNFLAHRENDRIGLVVFAGESFTLCPLTLDYPVLAELLSDVKLGQLEDGTAIGDALATATHRLRVSQSKTKIVILLTDGENNAGSIAPETAAAVAESFGIKVYTIGMGKEGGARIPYADTTFGKRYREVLTYLDEKTLKLIASTTGGSYFRATDGQSLKQVYTEIDRFEKTKFEVANAIVEKELAGYFLIPTMFLLGMEILLSNTVLRKIP from the coding sequence ATGCAATTAGCATCACCCCTTTTTCTAATTTTGCTTATTATAGTCCCTCTGCTGTTTATTGTTTCCCGATGGCTGCAGAAACGGACAATCACCCCGGTTGTACGTTTTTCTGACTTTAACCACGGCTTTGCAGCCAGCGTTCAGAAGATGCGACAGACCTTTTCGGTTAAAGTGTTACCCGCTCTGAGAATTCTGAGATTCATCATTCTCGCACTACTCATCGTTACGCTCGCCCGTCCGCAACTCTCTCAAAGTCACGCGTATAGATCAGCGGAGGGGATTGATATCCTCTTAGTTCTTGACATCTCGGAGAGTATGCGGGCAGAGGATTTTGAGGGCACCAATCGCATCCAAACTGCCAAATCGGTCATCAACAATTTTCTGGCACATCGTGAAAACGATCGCATCGGTTTGGTTGTTTTTGCTGGCGAGAGTTTTACGCTCTGTCCGCTCACATTAGATTACCCTGTATTGGCAGAATTGCTTAGCGATGTAAAACTTGGGCAGCTGGAAGATGGAACGGCTATCGGTGACGCACTCGCGACTGCCACACATCGGTTACGCGTTTCGCAATCGAAAACGAAGATTGTTATTCTCCTGACCGATGGTGAGAACAACGCTGGGAGTATTGCCCCTGAAACAGCAGCAGCCGTTGCGGAATCTTTCGGCATTAAGGTTTATACCATCGGCATGGGGAAAGAAGGCGGTGCGCGTATCCCGTACGCGGATACGACGTTCGGCAAACGGTACCGAGAGGTTTTAACCTATCTCGACGAGAAGACCCTAAAACTGATTGCCAGTACAACAGGTGGCAGTTATTTCCGCGCGACAGACGGACAATCGCTGAAACAGGTCTATACAGAAATTGACAGGTTTGAAAAGACGAAATTTGAAGTAGCCAACGCTATTGTTGAAAAAGAATTAGCAGGATATTTCCTGATACCCACAATGTTCCTGTTGGGAATGGAGATTCTATTGAGCAACACAGTCCTACGGAAAATACCATAA
- a CDS encoding polymer-forming cytoskeletal protein: MKGIGFIFLFLGVGILPLFGQSVALGNPKSDDLQLRSDFRYGNFKNGVLIAQGLTEQAADLQTKTEPEHPTEEDNSAEDTELSGTESTLEQTPNTPTQQTEVVNSENNETAGETAVQWEKTRRVLKVVNDYELAANEVLTSLIIIAGDARLEGRVTENVVVLGGNVELAPSAQVKGTLHLIGGAVTGNIEKVENLQVSNRWQMIPAAVKLVMHPRTFWEIRKEMDLRLMIVKFVLLLFMYLLVVAIFPRPINAVSGLLTHQPVSSILFSALMLVVIPLILSLLTLSIIGVPFMLLGLSFLLPLAICGKAAIFLTLGGTLFSGRLKPLAVIFGYILYFMATALPYIDWITFLVVNTVGIGICLLSAISMMRSQDRRRNTSLLPGNEWSPRSERM, encoded by the coding sequence ATGAAGGGAATAGGATTTATTTTTTTATTTTTAGGCGTTGGTATACTGCCCTTGTTTGGGCAGTCTGTAGCGTTAGGAAATCCGAAAAGTGATGATCTGCAATTACGCTCCGATTTCAGATATGGAAATTTCAAAAACGGCGTTCTCATTGCGCAGGGTTTAACAGAGCAAGCAGCAGATTTGCAGACGAAAACCGAGCCGGAGCATCCAACGGAAGAAGATAATTCAGCAGAGGACACTGAACTCTCAGGCACTGAATCAACTTTGGAACAGACGCCTAACACGCCGACCCAGCAAACCGAAGTTGTCAATTCAGAGAACAACGAAACCGCTGGAGAGACAGCCGTGCAGTGGGAAAAGACGCGGCGGGTGCTCAAAGTCGTTAACGACTATGAACTGGCAGCGAATGAGGTATTAACAAGCCTTATTATAATTGCGGGCGACGCGAGGTTAGAGGGGCGCGTCACCGAGAATGTGGTCGTCCTCGGCGGAAACGTTGAACTCGCACCCAGTGCCCAGGTGAAAGGGACACTTCATCTTATTGGTGGAGCGGTTACAGGAAACATAGAGAAAGTAGAAAATCTTCAGGTAAGTAATCGCTGGCAGATGATCCCCGCGGCAGTGAAACTTGTGATGCATCCGCGAACCTTCTGGGAAATCCGCAAAGAGATGGACCTTCGGTTGATGATCGTTAAGTTCGTCCTACTTCTCTTTATGTATCTCTTGGTCGTCGCGATATTTCCAAGACCGATAAACGCTGTCAGTGGGCTATTGACCCATCAACCGGTCAGCAGTATACTATTTAGTGCCTTGATGTTAGTTGTAATACCGCTGATTCTTTCGCTGCTGACGTTGTCAATTATTGGCGTTCCGTTTATGTTGTTGGGGTTATCCTTTTTACTGCCGTTAGCGATCTGTGGGAAAGCGGCGATCTTCCTTACGCTCGGCGGGACTCTCTTTTCAGGTCGATTGAAACCGCTTGCGGTAATTTTCGGTTATATCCTCTACTTTATGGCGACGGCACTGCCATATATTGATTGGATAACGTTTCTTGTTGTCAACACAGTTGGCATCGGAATCTGCCTACTGAGTGCTATCAGCATGATGAGATCACAAGACCGGCGGAGAAACACATCCCTGCTCCCCGGTAACGAATGGAGTCCGCGCTCAGAAAGGATGTAG
- a CDS encoding tetratricopeptide repeat protein: protein MNLVSIALDAQGASVVRPWHDAADADFVTLVDSQNIFGTRYNLKAIPYGVMIDESGRLVKAPFNVNVKNQKTLAMLEKWLSDPDYNAMLLREMKPSNGSTAKTNAEAAARFQLGLILLENGKKDEAMTEWRKALALDPQNWIIHKQIWAVEHPDKFYKGSVDYGWQKAQLEVEKSEP from the coding sequence TTGAACTTGGTCTCAATCGCACTTGATGCACAAGGCGCATCTGTGGTACGTCCTTGGCATGATGCCGCGGATGCCGATTTTGTTACACTCGTTGATTCACAAAATATTTTCGGCACTCGCTATAACCTCAAAGCGATTCCTTATGGTGTCATGATTGACGAGTCGGGTCGCCTCGTTAAAGCACCTTTCAATGTCAATGTCAAGAATCAGAAAACGCTTGCAATGCTTGAAAAGTGGTTGTCAGACCCCGACTACAATGCGATGCTACTTCGTGAGATGAAACCATCAAACGGGTCAACTGCAAAGACGAACGCCGAAGCGGCTGCTCGTTTTCAACTCGGACTCATCTTACTGGAAAATGGTAAAAAGGACGAAGCAATGACAGAATGGCGAAAGGCACTCGCGTTAGACCCACAAAACTGGATTATCCATAAGCAAATTTGGGCGGTTGAGCATCCAGACAAATTCTATAAAGGAAGCGTTGATTACGGTTGGCAGAAGGCGCAGTTAGAGGTTGAGAAGAGTGAACCGTAA
- a CDS encoding sugar phosphate isomerase/epimerase, translating to MENIIACNLGSYRQFGANAYTHLAEIGLTNVEIGVPSAESVGEVQSNLKAHGLTATSLLGRCDVQSETVVSDFQPTLEIADKMGVKVIFVSAHAGDADRSAVYDRLRAIGENAAPAGIKVCLETHPDLIHNGDIALETMQAVNHPNICVNFDTGNVYYYNHNVTAVGEVQKVIPHVGAVHLKDTNGGYRTWHFPTLGEGVVDFKAVFQTLNDAGFYGPFTMELEGVEGENLDEAGAKARVADSLQHLKDIGVI from the coding sequence ATGGAAAATATTATTGCATGTAACTTAGGCAGTTATCGACAGTTTGGTGCCAATGCATATACGCACTTGGCAGAAATCGGTTTGACGAATGTGGAGATCGGTGTGCCTTCGGCTGAATCTGTCGGCGAAGTTCAGTCAAATTTGAAAGCACACGGGCTCACCGCCACAAGCCTTTTAGGGCGTTGCGACGTTCAGTCTGAAACGGTTGTTTCCGACTTCCAGCCAACATTAGAGATTGCCGACAAGATGGGTGTGAAGGTAATATTTGTCAGCGCGCACGCTGGCGACGCAGACCGGAGTGCCGTATACGATCGACTCCGCGCTATCGGCGAGAACGCTGCACCCGCGGGGATTAAGGTGTGCCTGGAAACACACCCGGATTTGATACACAACGGCGACATCGCGCTTGAGACGATGCAAGCGGTTAACCACCCGAATATCTGTGTCAATTTCGATACAGGCAACGTCTATTATTACAACCATAATGTGACGGCTGTTGGCGAAGTCCAGAAGGTTATTCCACACGTCGGTGCGGTTCACCTTAAGGACACAAACGGCGGCTATCGCACGTGGCATTTTCCGACGCTCGGTGAAGGCGTGGTTGATTTTAAAGCGGTCTTTCAGACACTGAACGATGCCGGTTTCTACGGTCCTTTCACTATGGAATTAGAGGGTGTTGAAGGCGAAAACCTTGACGAAGCTGGCGCCAAAGCACGCGTGGCAGATTCGTTGCAACACCTAAAAGATATAGGGGTCATCTAA
- a CDS encoding polyphosphate kinase 2 family protein, producing the protein MELETKNIVKPGEHVSLNDYVPGYTGSYTKKGQTKRRLKKLHKQLLKLQELLYAENQRALLIILQGMDTCGKDGTIRKVMAGINVQGCDVVSFKVPSVDELSRDFLWRAHRAAPPKGKIGIFNRSHYEDVLVVRVHNLVPAPVWGQRYQQINDFEKMLVENGTVVLKFFLHISKEEQKARLESRISDPTKHWKITEADIRERAYWDDYMQAYETVLQECSTDWAPWHIVPADKKWYRNLVITECIVDTLRKLGMRYPEPTADVAKFTIDD; encoded by the coding sequence ATGGAACTTGAGACTAAAAATATCGTCAAACCCGGTGAACACGTCAGTCTGAACGATTACGTACCCGGGTATACTGGAAGTTACACGAAAAAAGGTCAGACGAAGCGCAGACTGAAAAAACTACATAAGCAGCTCCTGAAACTTCAAGAACTGCTTTACGCCGAAAATCAGCGTGCGCTTCTCATTATATTGCAGGGCATGGATACATGTGGCAAGGATGGCACGATCCGGAAGGTTATGGCAGGTATAAACGTGCAGGGATGTGATGTCGTTAGTTTCAAAGTCCCTTCTGTGGATGAGCTTTCCCGGGACTTTTTATGGCGTGCACACAGAGCCGCACCACCAAAAGGGAAAATAGGTATCTTTAACCGTTCACACTATGAAGATGTCCTTGTCGTCCGCGTGCATAACTTGGTACCAGCACCCGTTTGGGGGCAACGCTACCAGCAGATTAACGATTTTGAGAAAATGTTGGTTGAAAATGGAACCGTTGTTCTAAAATTTTTCCTTCACATCTCAAAGGAAGAACAGAAAGCCCGTCTTGAATCCCGGATTAGCGATCCGACGAAGCATTGGAAAATCACGGAAGCCGATATTCGAGAACGTGCCTATTGGGACGATTACATGCAGGCCTACGAGACGGTTCTCCAAGAATGTAGTACTGATTGGGCACCTTGGCATATAGTACCCGCAGATAAGAAGTGGTATCGGAATCTCGTCATTACGGAGTGCATCGTTGATACACTGAGGAAACTCGGTATGCGGTATCCAGAACCCACGGCGGATGTCGCCAAATTCACAATTGATGACTGA
- a CDS encoding phytanoyl-CoA dioxygenase family protein — protein sequence MLSEQQLAQFEEEGYLLLSGLIPQETVTKAEAAMWQMMGMDADNPDSWGHFKRPGLAGFYMEQLSNGNRIELFGVTNPDVLACCTSDYLTVLNQLASGYPEIPHCKDQRPDGIWALNQFPVSAEWKSPSPHLDGDFRDFRLDPGTFRATSLTYLTDANSHGGTTVIWPEGPQRIRKFRKKNPEFSNHVSDVRALFPQMDLGEPMEVVAKQGDVLFFHHLLPHSGTMNVGPSPRFAIRYLCLCLACRKWEKKGEWNIWMP from the coding sequence ATGCTTTCAGAACAGCAATTAGCACAATTTGAAGAAGAAGGCTATCTGCTCCTTTCCGGGTTGATTCCACAGGAGACTGTCACAAAAGCCGAGGCAGCGATGTGGCAAATGATGGGTATGGATGCGGATAACCCAGACTCGTGGGGACATTTCAAACGTCCGGGGCTTGCTGGATTTTACATGGAGCAGCTGTCGAATGGGAACCGCATTGAGCTTTTCGGTGTTACGAATCCAGATGTCTTAGCGTGTTGTACGTCTGATTATCTCACTGTCCTTAACCAACTCGCATCCGGATACCCAGAAATCCCACACTGTAAAGATCAACGTCCTGATGGTATCTGGGCACTCAACCAATTCCCCGTTTCAGCCGAGTGGAAAAGCCCGTCGCCGCACTTAGATGGCGATTTCCGAGATTTCCGCTTGGATCCCGGCACTTTTCGAGCGACCAGTTTAACCTACCTCACCGATGCAAATTCGCATGGCGGAACGACTGTGATATGGCCCGAAGGACCACAGCGCATTCGTAAATTCCGTAAGAAAAATCCAGAATTCTCCAATCATGTTAGCGATGTCCGAGCACTCTTCCCGCAAATGGATTTAGGCGAACCGATGGAAGTCGTCGCTAAACAGGGCGATGTCCTATTTTTTCACCACCTCCTACCGCATTCTGGCACAATGAATGTCGGTCCCTCTCCACGTTTCGCGATTCGGTATCTGTGTTTATGCCTTGCATGCCGCAAGTGGGAGAAGAAAGGCGAGTGGAATATCTGGATGCCATAA
- a CDS encoding LamG domain-containing protein translates to MDFRSLFSRKFWLSSITLTCFSLFSFSILFISTTSAEIDPDTLVGMWLFDEGNGKVATDASENGLDGELVDGPKWVDGKFGDGLELDGSGAHVVIPEHDNPRDAITVTIWVRSHTDTWNQHGWMVEKRNAYIIHPNQGTKNVSWPICNGGCWNKPGGWRDGEVGPKDITEWHMYTTTYDSDTGEWYIYIDGEMESDMDLTKNQLDPDSGPVYIGNDTCCAGRFADATVDEVAIFSVALEEADIQQIYEKGLEFAVLAVDPADKMTTTWANVKVKY, encoded by the coding sequence ATGGATTTTAGATCTCTTTTTTCTCGGAAATTCTGGCTTTCGAGTATAACTCTTACATGTTTCAGCCTCTTTTCTTTTAGCATTCTGTTCATTTCCACTACTTCAGCCGAAATTGACCCAGATACCCTTGTCGGCATGTGGCTCTTTGATGAAGGCAACGGGAAAGTCGCAACCGATGCATCTGAAAATGGCTTAGATGGCGAATTGGTGGACGGTCCAAAATGGGTTGATGGTAAGTTTGGGGACGGACTTGAACTTGATGGCTCTGGTGCGCATGTCGTCATCCCGGAACATGATAACCCAAGAGACGCAATAACTGTCACGATCTGGGTGAGAAGCCATACCGATACTTGGAACCAGCACGGTTGGATGGTTGAAAAACGTAACGCCTATATTATCCATCCCAACCAAGGAACGAAGAACGTTTCATGGCCCATTTGTAACGGCGGATGTTGGAATAAACCCGGTGGTTGGCGCGATGGTGAAGTCGGTCCCAAAGATATTACCGAATGGCACATGTATACGACCACTTATGATAGCGACACCGGTGAGTGGTACATCTATATTGATGGTGAGATGGAGAGTGATATGGATCTGACTAAGAATCAGCTTGATCCGGATAGCGGTCCAGTTTACATCGGTAACGACACTTGTTGTGCGGGACGCTTCGCCGATGCCACCGTTGATGAGGTCGCGATTTTCAGTGTCGCTTTGGAAGAAGCCGACATTCAACAAATTTATGAGAAGGGTCTCGAATTTGCAGTCCTGGCGGTTGACCCAGCTGATAAAATGACGACCACTTGGGCAAACGTGAAGGTCAAGTATTAG